A region of Myxococcus stipitatus DSM 14675 DNA encodes the following proteins:
- a CDS encoding SAVED domain-containing protein: MGEQSASRLEGDRYQYLYAWYELLRLLEEKSPFECGYLEHPDAGAADDVTLNAREGSGVVSRYVQVKWHVDHRSQYSLDAVSEAPGGRGRALLHKLFVSWRKLRERGPAEVWLVSNWSAEASLGRYLRGRDCSLAQEFFTETRLGSFLEGGTRWAARCETTLEELRAFFGDLRFRLGFSSIRELEEMVDDRMAHHGLQRGRTPRAVVVDVLREWVEVSGAAKRVTRESLMEFLRARKLFVPRDDGPVVSLWVHGWVRRRWEQPPTEELDWTPYFDRETRRLPEETVWREKLIPELRAARQRLADRPEGALVDFRGKVPLSVALAVGFHFSEAAGFRFRSEQVTRGETFLWRSDVGVSTRGLTALEREGAPDAKVLLVLFQLTQDARVDLERFEAAHPSVHRAVLVLEPEGGPGDGAVTSAGDAVAFAVQARELIRRARNRYRAASTHLLLYAPSTCCLLLGQRLNAVGPVVVHERAVDERYVPVFTLQTG, encoded by the coding sequence ATGGGGGAACAAAGCGCATCCCGGCTCGAAGGGGACCGGTACCAGTACCTCTATGCCTGGTACGAGCTGCTGCGGTTGCTCGAGGAGAAGAGCCCCTTCGAGTGTGGCTATCTCGAACACCCCGATGCGGGGGCCGCGGACGATGTCACGCTGAATGCGCGCGAGGGTTCGGGAGTGGTCAGCCGCTACGTGCAGGTGAAGTGGCACGTGGACCATCGAAGTCAGTACTCGTTGGATGCAGTCTCCGAGGCACCTGGAGGAAGAGGGCGCGCGCTCCTGCACAAGCTCTTCGTGAGCTGGCGGAAGCTGCGCGAGCGAGGGCCCGCGGAGGTGTGGCTGGTGAGCAACTGGAGCGCGGAGGCGTCCCTGGGGCGGTACTTGCGTGGGCGGGATTGCTCGCTCGCGCAGGAGTTCTTCACGGAGACTCGGTTGGGCTCGTTCCTGGAAGGGGGCACGCGGTGGGCAGCGCGGTGCGAGACGACTTTGGAGGAGCTTCGCGCGTTCTTCGGGGACCTTCGCTTTCGGCTCGGGTTCTCGAGCATCCGCGAGTTGGAGGAGATGGTCGATGACCGCATGGCTCACCACGGGCTTCAGCGAGGGAGAACGCCGAGGGCCGTGGTGGTCGATGTCCTGCGCGAGTGGGTGGAGGTGTCGGGCGCGGCGAAGCGAGTGACTCGCGAGTCGTTGATGGAGTTCCTTCGCGCGCGGAAGCTGTTCGTACCTCGGGATGATGGGCCCGTGGTGAGCCTGTGGGTTCATGGTTGGGTTCGACGGAGGTGGGAACAGCCGCCCACCGAGGAGCTGGACTGGACGCCGTACTTCGACCGGGAGACGCGCAGGCTCCCGGAGGAGACGGTGTGGCGCGAGAAGTTGATTCCGGAGCTGCGTGCGGCGAGGCAGCGGCTCGCGGACAGGCCCGAGGGTGCGTTGGTGGACTTCCGGGGCAAGGTGCCGCTGAGCGTGGCGCTGGCCGTGGGCTTCCACTTCTCGGAGGCGGCGGGCTTCCGATTCCGCTCGGAGCAGGTGACTCGGGGGGAGACGTTCCTGTGGCGCTCGGACGTGGGGGTGTCGACGAGGGGATTGACGGCGCTCGAGCGCGAGGGTGCTCCGGACGCCAAGGTGCTGCTGGTGTTGTTCCAGCTCACCCAGGATGCGCGGGTGGACCTGGAGCGCTTCGAGGCCGCGCACCCGAGTGTTCATCGCGCGGTGCTCGTCCTGGAGCCGGAGGGTGGGCCCGGGGATGGGGCTGTCACGTCGGCGGGCGATGCAGTGGCGTTCGCCGTCCAGGCTCGGGAGTTGATTCGACGCGCGAGGAATCGGTATCGCGCTGCTTCGACGCACTTGCTGCTCTATGCGCCGTCGACGTGTTGCTTGTTACTGGGGCAGCGGCTCAACGCGGTGGGCCCCGTGGTGGTTCACGAGCGTGCCGTGGATGAGCGGTATGTGCCCGTGTTCACGCTTCAGACGGGGTGA
- a CDS encoding nucleotidyltransferase domain-containing protein: protein MWTVRQAMQRLVEELEIPPVRHKAVTRQHEVVRAILRHALAPPEDFISGSYGRGTAVHPLNDVDLFVVLNPRRHPRGSKTTDETLKQIRQVFTEEWTERELPRLQNHSVRIAFSSKIDIDIVPAYQHEKMGYLIPERETGAWIHTNPKRHQAVAAEADAAAGHQLNRLIKLVKHWNRQQQSSPLRSFHLEAMCYQALPRPPTGTLLEQLGDVFEFLSKRVMHPCSDPAGLGGNVDAGFEKGQRESAQQLFLSASRTVRRANEVSEVSECDHSGPHAQLRKLFGDRYRTFEP, encoded by the coding sequence ATGTGGACCGTCAGGCAGGCGATGCAACGGCTCGTGGAAGAATTGGAAATACCTCCGGTTCGGCACAAGGCAGTGACGCGTCAGCACGAGGTGGTGCGAGCCATCCTGCGTCATGCGCTCGCGCCGCCCGAGGATTTCATCTCCGGCTCGTATGGTCGAGGCACCGCGGTGCATCCGTTGAACGACGTGGACCTGTTCGTCGTGCTCAACCCTCGTCGGCATCCCCGTGGCTCCAAGACCACGGACGAGACGCTCAAGCAGATCCGCCAGGTCTTCACGGAAGAGTGGACCGAACGCGAGCTGCCCCGGCTGCAGAATCACTCCGTGCGCATCGCCTTCTCGTCGAAGATCGACATCGACATCGTGCCCGCATACCAGCACGAGAAGATGGGGTATCTCATCCCCGAGCGGGAGACGGGGGCGTGGATTCACACGAACCCGAAGCGGCACCAGGCCGTAGCGGCGGAAGCCGATGCCGCGGCGGGGCATCAGCTCAACCGGCTCATCAAGCTGGTGAAGCACTGGAATCGACAGCAGCAGTCGAGCCCGCTGCGCTCATTTCATCTGGAGGCGATGTGCTACCAGGCGCTGCCGAGGCCACCGACGGGCACTCTCCTGGAGCAGCTCGGAGACGTGTTCGAGTTCCTTTCCAAGCGAGTGATGCACCCCTGCAGTGACCCGGCGGGACTCGGGGGGAACGTGGATGCGGGCTTCGAGAAGGGACAGCGGGAATCCGCCCAGCAGTTGTTCCTGAGCGCTTCACGGACTGTTCGCCGTGCGAACGAGGTGAGCGAAGTGAGCGAGTGTGACCACTCAGGTCCGCACGCACAGCTCCGGAAGCTCTTCGGGGACAGGTACCGCACGTTCGAGCCCTGA
- a CDS encoding SAVED domain-containing protein → MRNTELLINPRTQALILRYEHDRPVIEDAVRQAVLREGKEGYRDVASFVLHPHEMEQSVRALRGEEWAGAFLENERFANALVQKEKELGLDHLPVYLFGCAPLALMMHLVSCLPRRPLRVYQQSDEGVWSLGYSRTQLPSSEDFFVVEGLPAAKQGGRGQVALIVEVTRPIRDSALAEFQKRHGSDLLATVCMKPARGTSPEALRDPAEASRAAEQLREVLDALHERLEGAQSVLLAMHCPGSLAAALGTAVNVNTQHPLWLHHFDADRKQYLPVHEMKAGRAAPLATEPTQAQFIEATKMLGDVRRVHQELVTWLSEPAQKGLLDAIDGKAFLSSSIEDSPATTPAPLYRHIGKGKWSFEVGMLLGLKKLRERVDAEAWRECVRLFMVHEVFHVHQGGLTSYTFSGSGRTGFVLEAADFDADAVAIEAALAWRKAKQPGTVTDAGEIQTMETIVWNAVESLRVFEPERPIRALSERRLRRYLIWLFQACRLHALARETGAAPPLERVTVEVAGLETSPDPFETYSQQRVNLLGVDPGDELVTGIYFQRKLVRDNDGRWVARVLEALSRWDELPREDAQEGMRRLFEELFNRRRELIQPR, encoded by the coding sequence ATGCGGAACACCGAGTTGCTCATCAACCCCAGGACCCAGGCTCTCATCCTTCGCTACGAGCACGACAGGCCCGTCATCGAAGACGCCGTTAGGCAGGCCGTCCTGCGCGAGGGGAAGGAGGGCTATCGGGACGTGGCCTCGTTCGTCCTTCATCCCCACGAGATGGAGCAGAGCGTCCGCGCGCTGCGAGGAGAGGAGTGGGCCGGGGCGTTCCTGGAGAACGAGCGCTTCGCGAACGCGCTGGTCCAGAAGGAGAAGGAGCTGGGGCTGGACCACCTCCCCGTCTATCTCTTCGGGTGCGCGCCGCTGGCGCTGATGATGCACTTGGTCTCGTGCCTCCCCCGGCGCCCCTTGCGGGTGTATCAGCAGTCGGATGAAGGGGTGTGGTCGTTGGGCTACAGCCGGACGCAGCTCCCGTCGTCCGAGGACTTCTTCGTGGTGGAGGGGCTTCCCGCGGCGAAGCAAGGCGGACGTGGACAGGTGGCGCTCATCGTCGAGGTGACTCGCCCCATCCGTGACAGTGCGCTGGCGGAGTTCCAGAAGCGCCATGGCTCGGACCTGCTGGCCACCGTGTGCATGAAGCCCGCGCGGGGGACGTCGCCGGAGGCCCTTCGGGACCCGGCCGAAGCGTCTCGCGCGGCGGAGCAACTCCGCGAGGTGCTCGATGCGCTGCACGAGCGACTGGAGGGCGCGCAGTCCGTGTTGCTGGCCATGCACTGCCCCGGCAGCCTCGCCGCGGCGCTGGGCACCGCGGTGAACGTCAACACACAGCATCCGCTGTGGCTCCACCACTTCGACGCCGACCGGAAGCAGTACCTGCCTGTCCACGAGATGAAGGCGGGGCGCGCCGCGCCGCTCGCGACGGAGCCCACTCAGGCGCAGTTCATCGAAGCGACCAAGATGTTGGGGGACGTGCGCAGAGTCCACCAGGAGCTCGTCACCTGGCTGAGCGAGCCCGCGCAGAAGGGGCTGCTGGATGCGATTGACGGCAAGGCGTTCCTAAGCAGCTCCATCGAAGACAGCCCCGCGACCACGCCGGCGCCGCTGTACCGGCACATCGGCAAGGGGAAGTGGAGCTTCGAGGTGGGGATGCTGCTCGGGCTGAAGAAGCTGCGCGAGCGCGTGGATGCCGAGGCCTGGCGTGAGTGCGTCCGCCTCTTCATGGTGCACGAGGTCTTCCACGTCCATCAGGGCGGACTGACTTCGTACACGTTCAGCGGGAGCGGGCGCACGGGCTTCGTGCTGGAGGCCGCGGACTTCGACGCGGACGCGGTCGCCATCGAGGCCGCGCTGGCCTGGCGCAAGGCGAAGCAGCCGGGCACCGTGACGGATGCTGGCGAGATTCAGACGATGGAGACCATCGTGTGGAACGCGGTGGAGAGCCTACGCGTCTTCGAGCCCGAGCGCCCCATTCGCGCGCTCTCCGAGCGGAGGCTGCGGCGCTACCTCATCTGGCTCTTCCAGGCCTGCCGGCTGCACGCCCTGGCGCGAGAGACGGGGGCCGCGCCCCCCTTGGAGCGTGTCACCGTTGAAGTCGCGGGGCTGGAGACGTCGCCAGACCCCTTCGAGACGTATTCGCAGCAGCGGGTGAACCTGCTGGGCGTGGACCCAGGTGATGAGCTGGTGACGGGCATCTACTTCCAGCGAAAGCTGGTGCGAGACAACGACGGCCGCTGGGTGGCGCGAGTGCTCGAGGCTCTCAGCCGCTGGGATGAGCTGCCGCGCGAGGACGCCCAGGAGGGAATGCGGAGGCTCTTCGAGGAGCTCTTCAACCGACGCCGTGAGCTGATTCAGCCTCGCTAG